The window tatttaatataataatatattttctctcctctcatacCAACCGACCTTAGCTCAGTTGGTAGAGCGGAGGACTGTAGTTGAAAGCAGATAAATCCTTAGGTCGCTGGTTCGAATCCGGCAGgtcggaattttttttttcttccttttttcctatttatgGGCCCAACCCAACTTGTGGAGTTTGGACCAACATGTGCCTGGGCCTCTTCTACATATAGACtgtcaaacttttttttttccctcttgggtGGATCCATGGGCTCTGCACGTTAATGATCTAAAATCTCAACCGTCAATAACAGCTAATGGGAACTTTGACTAGAAAGTAAGGAAACTCTCATTCTCGTACCTAAACTAGTACACGTACACCGCTTCAAGCCAAAACCCTCTGGCTCTTTAACGTCTCTACTATAAGAATTTAGGAAGCGTGGTtgggaaaacaaaataaaagtcaCAGCGCCACCTTCGTctctggtggtggtggtggtgatggtggtggttgtgATTCTCCACAGCGCCACCTTTCTCTGATGCTGCTACGCTTTCTCCGGCCAATCTCCAATTGGGTTACGAGTTATCTCCAGTAGCGACTCTCTGACATGCTCTGCTTGCACCATCTCATCATCCCTCTTCTGCTTTCAgtttaaaagaatcaaaatcatCTTTCATGCATGGTTTCAATCAAGCAAATCTACCACAAAAAGAAGGGATCAGAAAATTAAGATTGATCTTGCCTCCACTTTGAAGATGTTCAAGACCAGTTTTCTAAAGGTGATAACGTTGACGTTCATCACTTCTAAGCCCATAGCATTCATGGCCTCCATCAACTTCACAAACCCACCTGGCTTTTGCTCGCAGAAGACCCTAAGGAAGAACTCTTTTGCACCTATATGGGTCACTTCTACAAGTGGCTACCAATTTTTCACAACAATATTTGTTTAGTTTGGAATTGAATAGCTAGACCTAATAAAATTGGTTTCAAGCACTTACCTCCATTTTTGGTGCTTTGTCATCTGTGATTACAGAGTCATTCATCATCACAGAAGAGGAACATCGGGTTCCATGATCAATCATCCCCAATGTGGATTTGTTCATGGACTCATCGAGTTCATGTTTTGGACCATTTTGATGAGATGTCTCTAAATTGTTGTTACCATATTCGTCCATTGGCTCTTCGAGCTCATCTTGAAGATCCTTCACTTTTTTCTGCAACTCTTTTACGAATTCAATTGCATCTCCCAGAATTGATGCTCTATCCATCTAATAAATATTCAAAATAGTGACTTTAATTAAACATCATTTGTGAATATATAGATTTCGAAGCATATGAAAACTTGGGCACCCTCTGTTTAATGGCTAACTTTTAAAGATGAGGTCCCAACAAGTGGTGTCAGAGATGTGATACATTACCTTGCTGATCTTCGGCACCAGAGCACGCAGAGAATAGAGCCTATCATTGagcttctttctcctcttcctctcagCGTCCAGGTTTTTGGATTGGTGACGTCTCCCCTTCTGCTCATCACCTTCTTCTATCTGATCACTACAATCTGAGACCGAATTCGCATGACCTGTCTCAGGTTCGATCGAATCCTTATCTGGAATTGGTGGTTGTGAGTCAGTAGCACTGGTCCCTAAGGACTGTTGTAGAGCAACATTAATATCTTGAAACCCATTTTCCATGGAACCTTCAAAGAAGATATCATCCCGGCAGGGTCTGTTATCAGAAGGTGGAGGATATTGTCGCCCTGATCCTCCACCAAAGAAGCTCATCGGAGAACTACAAAGGCGAATCTGTTCCGAAGGGAGTTCCCATGGTAAATTCAAATTATCAGTCATCCCTGTAGGGGAAACCAATGGAGGGAAATGGTTGATGGAGTCCCTTTGAGAGAACCCATTGGTATGAAATAGTTTCGATGATTGATGATCAATAAAGCCACCATCATCGGCCATGGAAGGGTCACGGAGCTCTCCATCAAGCATTGGTGTCTGCTCCCATGGAAAGTTGCACTGAGCCATTACGAAATCTATGAATTCTTGATCCTCAGGTAACTGTAATAGAGATGGCTTTGATTAAATcccatttgtttatttgttatcACAAAAAGATCATTCTCAATATCAACAGAAAAATTACTACTTTATTGTGAAATTCTAATCACAcgaaaagagaggaaaccctttttatatttttaattacgAGGATTGAAAGGAGAGATtggagttgaagaagaagaagaagctctgTACTTGTTCTGCAACGAACAGCTCTATTAATCCACCAGTCACTGGTATCAAAATCCTTGTCCACATCTTTCCCTGCATAAGGGCAGAGACAGTAAAAATAAGCAGAAACAGAAAATGTTGTGAGATGGTGTGTAGGCCTTTatagagtgtggatcaggtttttTTAAGAGAATGATTCCAGTACAATCTTGTCCACACATGGAATTCATCACAGGGCTTTTCCAAGTGTGAGTTAGGGACTCAATATATAAATCTTCACGTCCGGGAACCCAACAATACCCTCCACGACATACCAAAGCTGTTACGCCATGGCTCTGGCTACTCACATCCAATGTGGGATGATTGTTTTCGCGAGGTAGAACCTCAACGGGAAAGAGGAAACACTCACGTCAGAAGCAGTTGAAATGGAACTGGAACTGTTTGAAACGTTCATCCATTTGGGTTGGTTCGATAGTAAGGTGTCTGCATAAATTCTGTTTTACAGATTTGAATTGTCAGATTAGTGTTGTGTCGGtcattttagagagagagagagagagagagagagaggtgtagGTTGTTTGAATGTCAAAAGTTAAAAAGTACCCAGGGTCTAAAGGCAAGGAAGAAGGCAACTGAACAAGAAGATCGCAAGCTTTGGTTCTAGGGTGTTGAAACATGTAATCCCTGCAAGAAAGGATAGGAGAGACATGAAAGAGAAGCTCTTCTCCTCCATTTTGTGTGTTCTGTGTTCCACCGCAACAACAACACATCAAGTCGATAAACCTATGAAATAGCcaccaggaaaaaaaatcatagggGGTCataacaagagagagagagagagagagagagagagagagattggattCAATTTAAGGATATGTAAACAACAAACCGACCTTTGGTCTTCGGCTAATTTCCAAAAGACACCATAATCCCAGCCTTTCAAAGCGACAAGGTGTCTGAGAAGGCTTTGGACAAAGCTCATGTCTCCTGCAATAATCCCCAGAACCCTTCATGAAAAACTACCGTGGCCTAAACTTTTATAAAAACACAATCCCCAAACTCATGAATTTAACAAACCACCAAGGCGTGTGGGATATCAAGTATAACATGGGGAGCAAAGGAAGGTCTTGGTGGGATTCTATGCGAAAGCAACTATCCCACATCAGATGTGAGTAGCCCAATATAAAAGCTTATAAGGACTAGGGCACCCTCTCCTTCACGAAAAGTTTTGAATGATAGTTCTACCCAAGTCCTAGTAAAATTTAATTCTAAGCATGAAGAAACTTACTAATTGCGGTGTGTTGGGCATCTCCACCACCCATTCCTTTCGTCTCCTGGAAAGTACTCTCTGTATTTACCTGCGACCAAATTGATTGAATATGAACTTTGAAGGGAAGCAAAAAAGGAACCTACAGAAGTAtacaaaggaaaagagaaaagttGAGACCCATACAAACTTTAGTTGGCAGAAATGGACAGCTTCAGCAATACTAGAAAGAAGACCCACTTCACCAAATAAAGAAGTAATTAAGTCATTTTTCCCACTGGTTATGAGCTTCCAATAGAGAAGATACAGCCAGGGAACTCACTACAATTACCAACTTGGGTATTGAAGTGGTAGGTGAGTTGCAGAGCATACGTGAACAAATATTTTTAAGGCAGGAGAAGGGATCATTTACATAACATGGCTCTTATGTCATTTTAcggaagaggagaaggagagaagaaatctGAGAGAGTAAACAATCGCAGGGAGTTATTGCGTGAGCAATAGTGTTAAGTATTTTCTCATGTCTCAACTACTTTGCAAcagtttttagagagagagagatggtgacGCATGAGATTTGATCACAAGAAGCAAAAGTGATTCATTCCATAGGTTAACGTAACTCAAAAATAGATCATCCAGGTCGTGTGGttatgaaaagagaatgggactTACTGGTCGAATGATCTCTTTTTTGTTCTGGCTAAATACCCAAAGCCCCATAACCAAACCAGTCAGAAGTAGATCCAGGACCCTTTTTGAGTTTGATGTCCAGTACTCCAGTCCAGTTTTTAATATCCATTTTTAGTGgatggaaaatatattaaagacaataaataaataaataaaagaagaaagaaagaaagaaaagaggctAAACAAGAGATGGATAGCactcaaaccaaagaaagccagCCACCAAGAGAGGAACGGGTCAAAACCCTAAGAACAGGGGTGGGGGAAGAAACAAACAGCAAAGAAGCAGNNNNNNNNNNNNNNNNNNNNGGGGGTGGCGTGGGGGTTgtttagaaaataaatcaagaaaTAAACAACTTGGCCTAAAATAGTTGGAAACAGTTCTTTTATTCTTCCATTCAGTGGGAACATAAGAAGAGCTCAAAATCGTTTGCAAATCTGGTTTGTTCTTGTGTTCTAGTAAAAGGTACCagccatttttttgttttaagaacACCTTTAAAATAACAAAGTTTGGATTTAATTTATATTGTTCCCGATAAGTATCCTCTTGCCTCACTCgactgaaagaaaagaaaccctCGCTTGCAACCTCCTCACATGCAGTTCACCTCCACTTCCTCATGTGTCTGGGCATGTTGAATGGAAGCGGGTAGTATTCTCTTTCCCtcataaaatatagaaaaagatGCCCTATTAAAAGAAGCTTATTCTAAAGGCTTTCTAAAAGATAATGAATATCTAAGCTTGATCAAATATAAATGAAGCCTTTGAGGATCTTAATATAAATGAATCAAGTCAAGGAAtccaagcaaaaaaaattatctaataAATTTGCATTTTCAAGTCCAATTTAATAGAGACAGTTCAACATGAGGGAGTGAAATTCACAGTTCACACAAATGGGCTTATGTTAAGGGTACAAATTATGCTAGACCCAACATGACAGATTTCAGAACCTTTGGTTGGGCTCCAACTGGAAAGTCCAGCTCAATCTATTACAGTTGGGCTTGGAGGAAAAATGATTAGGGAAGTAGGTGTTGATTTAAACCACATCATATGCAATGTGGCTTAAACAAAGGAACTATATTGTGTCAAGGTTAGTAAAGCAATCATTGAAGTGAAGATAACTGTTAGCCCAGTCTGTGAACCTGTGCCAGTAAGGGGGCTCAATTGGTTTATCAATTAATGGGTTCAGTTCAAGGTATGAAGGGTAGAAACGAGAATTAAATCGGTcaatgaacatttttttttcttttcattcaaaaCGAAATTAATAAATGTTTTCAGATGGCTCCAGATTAAATAGTTTAAAATAATGTACAAGGGGTAAATCTCTTATAAAACACTAGAGAGCCCATATAGAATGTCAGGACTCAGGACTAATCGCTCTTGGTGTATAATCGATTCAATAGCATATCAGTTCTCATTGATTCAAAATCAAACCCGCACCTTTTAATATGTGTTTTCATCTTTAAAACTATAAATAACCAAACAGCTTAATAAACAATTTCTCTATTACGAttctttggtataatttttcttttttatttttgttcacaaaaacaGCTTTGATTGCTTAtagtatcatttatggagcttgtttctatttcaaaaataataatttgataaaacacaaaaactaaaaagagatcaagagtcatctATGTGTTttagccaaaattgattttcagttatgtTTACGCTGAACTTTAATAAGCACGTGCTTAAAATCTTAATATGGAGGGGTGTCATACTGTCATCTATGTGTTttagccaaaattgatttttagttaTGTTTgcgctgaactttaatgagTATGTGCTTAAAGTCTCAACATGGAGgtgtaaagtagtcatttgctttgtaattagaaattcaaaccccttgccccctcttctgcagtccaaagtggagaaagatag is drawn from Macadamia integrifolia cultivar HAES 741 chromosome 7, SCU_Mint_v3, whole genome shotgun sequence and contains these coding sequences:
- the LOC122084069 gene encoding transcription factor ABORTED MICROSPORES-like — protein: MGGGDAQHTAIRDMSFVQSLLRHLVALKGWDYGVFWKLAEDQRFIDLMCCCCGGTQNTQNGGEELLFHVSPILSCRDYMFQHPRTKACDLLVQLPSSLPLDPGIYADTLLSNQPKWMNVSNSSSSISTASDGKMWTRILIPVTGGLIELFVAEQLPEDQEFIDFVMAQCNFPWEQTPMLDGELRDPSMADDGGFIDHQSSKLFHTNGFSQRDSINHFPPLVSPTGMTDNLNLPWELPSEQIRLCSSPMSFFGGGSGRQYPPPSDNRPCRDDIFFEGSMENGFQDINVALQQSLGTSATDSQPPIPDKDSIEPETGHANSVSDCSDQIEEGDEQKGRRHQSKNLDAERKRRKKLNDRLYSLRALVPKISKMDRASILGDAIEFVKELQKKVKDLQDELEEPMDEYGNNNLETSHQNGPKHELDESMNKSTLGMIDHGTRCSSSVMMNDSVITDDKAPKMEPLVEVTHIGAKEFFLRVFCEQKPGGFVKLMEAMNAMGLEVMNVNVITFRKLVLNIFKVEKRDDEMVQAEHVRESLLEITRNPIGDWPEKA